In Phreatobacter stygius, a genomic segment contains:
- a CDS encoding quinone oxidoreductase family protein: MMKAIVFDRIGSPLDDFAVLHLREQPLPFAGAGEALIRMRSASINPGDFLFIQELYPAPKRPQYPQIGGNHGTGIIAEASPEVSLPPGTLVAFSYYNSWAEYAAVPAEWLIPLPADYPIEKAAQFMNLITAWDLLEQSGVEPGQWLALTAGNSAVATMVAQMARRRGVRVAAIVRRISAQRDLTGLGAELVIELSQPSKPISEQIDAMTGGKGVNAVIDSVGGPLLADLARSLSPGGKAIIYGGFGADPFALHNFDLLMKGSAISSYVYRYFFEPPKPQDRETLQAIIALTAPADFKVLSAGAHDLDDFRTAIDETLHRPERGKRFLRM, translated from the coding sequence ATGATGAAAGCCATTGTCTTCGACCGGATCGGGTCGCCGCTGGATGATTTCGCGGTCCTGCACCTGCGCGAGCAACCCCTGCCTTTCGCCGGCGCCGGCGAAGCGTTGATCCGGATGCGATCGGCCTCGATCAACCCCGGCGACTTCCTGTTCATCCAGGAGCTCTATCCGGCCCCCAAGAGGCCGCAATATCCGCAGATCGGCGGCAACCACGGCACCGGCATCATCGCCGAGGCCAGCCCCGAGGTTTCATTGCCGCCAGGAACCCTGGTCGCCTTCAGCTACTACAATTCCTGGGCCGAATATGCCGCGGTGCCGGCGGAGTGGTTGATCCCCCTGCCGGCCGATTATCCGATCGAAAAGGCCGCCCAGTTCATGAACCTGATCACCGCCTGGGACCTCCTGGAACAGTCCGGGGTCGAGCCTGGGCAATGGCTGGCGCTGACCGCCGGCAATTCCGCCGTCGCGACCATGGTGGCGCAAATGGCCAGGCGTCGCGGCGTCCGGGTCGCCGCCATCGTCAGGCGCATCTCGGCACAGCGCGATCTGACCGGTCTCGGCGCCGAGCTGGTCATCGAGCTGTCGCAGCCGTCCAAGCCGATCAGCGAACAGATCGACGCGATGACCGGTGGCAAGGGGGTGAACGCCGTCATCGACAGCGTCGGCGGACCACTGTTGGCCGATCTGGCACGATCGCTCAGTCCCGGCGGCAAGGCGATCATCTATGGCGGGTTCGGCGCCGATCCTTTCGCGTTGCATAATTTCGACCTGCTGATGAAAGGCTCGGCGATATCAAGCTACGTCTATCGCTACTTCTTCGAGCCACCCAAGCCGCAAGACAGGGAAACGCTTCAGGCCATCATCGCTCTGACGGCCCCGGCCGATTTCAAGGTCCTGTCGGCCGGCGCGCACGACCTGGACGATTTCAGAACCGCGATCGATGAAACCCTGCACCGGCCGGAGCGCGGCAAGCGTTTCCTGCGAATGTGA
- a CDS encoding efflux RND transporter periplasmic adaptor subunit, with protein MKRVASGRLAVVLGLASVVAACQDRAAEPARPAAQVKVETVALTDYAPVVSLTGEIKARFQADLSFRVSGRITERSVDVGAHVTADQVLARLDPQEQQADVDAAQASVRAAEAQVRQASSAFDRQKTLLGQGFTTRREHDQAEAALRTAQGSLDAARAQLATAQEALSYTALKAGAAGIITARNAEVGQVAQAAQAMFTLAHDGPRDAVFQVHESAFFQQPEDAPVSLALVSDPTVRTTGTVREISPTVDARTGTVRVTITVDRTPDAMALGAAVSGTARLRPRRVVILPWSALASDSGRTAVFVVDPASKVAALRPVTVLAYETGKVIISAGLTAGELAVTDGTKLLRPDEVVAMVPSNTSGATR; from the coding sequence ATGAAGCGTGTGGCGTCAGGCAGACTTGCCGTCGTTCTCGGCCTCGCCTCGGTCGTGGCGGCCTGCCAGGATCGGGCGGCGGAGCCGGCAAGGCCGGCCGCTCAGGTCAAGGTCGAAACCGTCGCGCTCACCGACTATGCGCCCGTGGTCAGCCTGACCGGCGAGATCAAGGCGCGCTTCCAGGCCGACCTGTCGTTCCGGGTCTCCGGCCGCATCACCGAACGCAGCGTCGATGTCGGTGCCCATGTCACCGCCGACCAGGTGCTGGCGCGGCTCGATCCGCAGGAGCAGCAGGCCGATGTCGATGCGGCGCAGGCGAGCGTCCGCGCGGCGGAAGCCCAGGTCCGCCAGGCGTCCTCCGCCTTCGACCGGCAAAAGACCCTGCTCGGCCAGGGTTTCACCACGCGACGGGAGCACGATCAGGCTGAAGCCGCGCTCAGGACCGCGCAGGGCTCGCTGGATGCGGCGCGCGCCCAGCTCGCCACGGCGCAGGAGGCCCTGTCCTACACGGCCCTGAAGGCGGGCGCTGCCGGGATCATCACCGCCCGCAATGCCGAGGTCGGTCAGGTGGCGCAGGCCGCCCAGGCCATGTTCACGCTCGCCCATGACGGCCCGCGCGACGCGGTGTTCCAGGTCCATGAATCGGCCTTCTTCCAGCAGCCGGAGGACGCCCCGGTCAGCCTTGCCCTGGTCAGCGATCCCACGGTCAGGACCACCGGCACGGTGCGTGAGATTTCGCCGACGGTCGATGCCCGCACCGGCACGGTCAGGGTGACCATCACCGTCGACCGCACGCCGGACGCCATGGCGCTCGGCGCCGCCGTCTCGGGTACCGCCCGGCTCAGGCCCCGACGCGTGGTGATCCTGCCCTGGAGCGCGCTGGCCTCCGACAGCGGGCGTACCGCAGTCTTTGTCGTCGACCCGGCTTCGAAGGTCGCCGCGCTGCGGCCGGTCACGGTGCTCGCTTACGAAACCGGCAAGGTGATCATTTCGGCCGGGCTGACCGCCGGTGAACTGGCGGTGACGGATGGCACCAAGCTGCTCCGTCCCGACGAAGTGGTCGCCATGGTCCCGAGCAATACAAGCGGAGCCACCCGATGA
- a CDS encoding YidH family protein, giving the protein MADDHVAGRPSSDSISTELAARRTGMAFQRTRMGADRTLMSVIRTSLSLIGFGFTIFQFFDRLRDSHVLAAGSAAPRNFGLALVLLGVGMQAIGIIYHLNFMRELRAERSALAADGLIHGTSRYPVSLTLIVAVLLFMIGLLAITSMIFNIGPFG; this is encoded by the coding sequence ATGGCAGATGACCACGTCGCCGGCCGGCCGTCGTCGGATTCAATCTCGACCGAATTGGCGGCGCGCCGCACGGGCATGGCGTTCCAGCGTACGCGCATGGGCGCCGATCGCACGCTGATGTCGGTGATCCGGACATCGCTGTCGCTGATCGGTTTCGGCTTCACCATCTTCCAGTTCTTCGACCGGCTTCGCGATTCCCATGTGCTGGCGGCCGGCAGTGCCGCACCGCGCAATTTCGGCCTGGCGTTGGTCTTGCTCGGGGTCGGGATGCAGGCGATCGGCATCATCTATCACTTGAATTTCATGCGCGAACTGCGCGCCGAGCGCAGCGCGCTGGCGGCCGACGGGCTCATTCACGGGACGAGCCGGTATCCGGTTTCGCTCACACTGATCGTCGCCGTCCTGCTCTTCATGATCGGCCTCCTGGCGATCACCAGCATGATCTTCAACATCGGACCGTTTGGCTGA
- a CDS encoding sigma-70 family RNA polymerase sigma factor encodes MPHLGDALALARWLTGNRHDAEDVVQEACLKALAGIESYAGGNPKAWLLAIVRNSAFTWLARNRPKSLVLVGEAEMLEQTTFQADATRDALAEGPEASLIAKAEAATVEAAIAGLPQPFREVLVLRDINDLSYREIAAMLSIPIGTVMSRLSRARGLVLAELERSR; translated from the coding sequence ATGCCCCACCTCGGCGACGCACTGGCGCTTGCCCGCTGGCTGACCGGCAACCGCCATGACGCCGAAGACGTGGTGCAGGAGGCCTGCCTCAAGGCGCTTGCCGGCATCGAGAGCTATGCCGGCGGCAATCCCAAGGCCTGGCTGCTCGCCATCGTGCGCAATTCAGCCTTCACTTGGCTTGCCAGAAACCGGCCGAAGAGCCTGGTCCTTGTCGGTGAGGCCGAAATGCTCGAACAGACCACGTTTCAGGCGGACGCCACGCGCGACGCCCTGGCCGAAGGCCCGGAAGCGAGCCTGATCGCCAAAGCCGAAGCTGCGACGGTCGAGGCCGCGATCGCCGGCCTGCCGCAGCCGTTTCGCGAAGTGCTGGTGCTGCGCGACATCAACGACCTGAGCTACCGGGAGATCGCCGCCATGCTGTCCATTCCCATCGGCACCGTCATGTCGCGCCTGTCGCGGGCGCGCGGCCTGGTGCTTGCCGAACTCGAGCGGTCGCGATGA
- a CDS encoding efflux RND transporter periplasmic adaptor subunit, with translation MTPRSPLTFARAALPALALVLAACNSQEAAAPAPVRPVLSVIAEARSEQSLSVAGTVQPQVRTDLSFRVLGRIIARDVRVGDLVAKDQLMAALDPTQLELAVRAARANLASAQAQFANALSTEARQRSLLESRTASEATFESAEQAREAAQASVTRAEASLAKAQEQLGYAQIKAEYDGVVTATGAEVGQVVSPGVPVVTVARPDLRDAVVDIPEWVGDQLRIGTPFDVTLQVNPDLKVKGAIREIAPQADQATRTLRVRIALQDPPVPFRLGTTVTATVTAKAQARIELPRSALLERDGKTMVWIIDPATSTVALREVTIGPRSEQTIAVLSGLEAGARVVTAGVNSLSAGQKVRIEEGPRA, from the coding sequence ATGACACCGCGTTCCCCCCTGACCTTCGCCCGGGCGGCCCTGCCAGCCCTCGCCCTTGTCCTTGCTGCCTGCAACAGCCAGGAGGCGGCCGCGCCGGCGCCGGTCCGTCCGGTGCTTTCCGTCATCGCCGAAGCCCGCTCGGAGCAGAGCCTGAGCGTCGCCGGCACGGTCCAGCCGCAGGTCCGCACCGACCTCAGCTTCCGGGTGCTCGGCCGGATCATCGCCAGGGACGTCCGGGTCGGCGACCTGGTCGCCAAGGATCAATTGATGGCCGCCCTCGATCCGACCCAGCTCGAACTGGCGGTGCGCGCGGCAAGAGCCAATCTCGCCAGCGCCCAGGCGCAGTTCGCCAATGCCCTGTCGACCGAGGCGAGGCAGCGCAGCCTGCTGGAATCGCGCACGGCGAGCGAAGCGACGTTTGAAAGCGCCGAGCAGGCGCGCGAGGCGGCCCAGGCCTCGGTGACGCGCGCCGAGGCAAGCCTGGCCAAGGCGCAGGAGCAGCTCGGTTATGCGCAGATCAAGGCCGAATATGACGGCGTGGTCACGGCGACCGGCGCCGAGGTCGGCCAGGTGGTGTCACCTGGCGTCCCGGTGGTGACGGTGGCGCGGCCGGACCTGCGCGATGCAGTCGTCGATATCCCTGAATGGGTCGGCGACCAGTTGAGGATCGGCACGCCCTTCGATGTGACATTGCAGGTCAATCCCGACCTCAAAGTAAAGGGCGCGATCCGCGAGATCGCGCCGCAAGCCGACCAGGCGACACGAACGCTGCGGGTCCGCATTGCGCTGCAGGATCCGCCGGTGCCGTTCCGGCTCGGCACCACGGTCACCGCCACGGTGACGGCCAAGGCCCAGGCCCGCATCGAACTGCCCCGCTCGGCGCTGCTCGAGCGGGACGGCAAGACCATGGTCTGGATCATCGATCCCGCGACCAGCACCGTGGCGCTGCGTGAGGTGACGATCGGCCCGCGGAGCGAGCAGACGATCGCGGTGCTGAGCGGGCTGGAGGCTGGCGCCCGGGTGGTCACGGCCGGCGTCAACAGTCTGTCGGCCGGCCAGAAGGTGCGAATCGAAGAAGGGCCGCGCGCGTGA
- a CDS encoding efflux RND transporter permease subunit, producing MKKFNLSDWALNHSSLVWYFMAVFMIAGLFSYLSLGREEDPSFTIKTMTISAQWPGASVEETTRQVTERIEKKLEELDSLDYTRSVTTPGQTLIFVNLKATTKGRDVAGIWLQVRNMIGDIRGQFPQGVVGPAFNDRFGDVYGNIYAFTSDGLTQRQLRDYVENARTAVLTVPNVGRVDIVGAQNEVIYLEFSTRQIAALGLDQQAILATLRAQNAITPSGVIQAGPERVSIRVGGQFSSEESLRAINLQVNGKFFRLSDVATITRGYQDPPTSLFRFDGKPAIALAIGMKPGSNLLEFGKALEVEMHRVLADLPIGVGVHLVSDQPKVVDEAVSGFTRALFEAVAIVLAVSFISLGFRAGFVVALSIPLVLAITFLVMAYLGISLQRISLGALIIALGLLVDDAMIAVEMMVARLEAGDTLRKAATFVYTSTAFPMLTGTLVTVAGFIPIGLNNSNAGEFTFTLFVVIAVSLVVSWVVAVLFAPLLGVAILPATMKQHHEQKSRFATVFASVLLACMRFRWATIAITVLVFALSVFGMRFVQQQFFPASDRLELIVDWNLPQNASIAETDAQMARFEQDMLVGNADIERWSTYVGQGALRFVLSFDVQPADPSFGQTIIVTKSLAARDRLRGKLQDYLKKTFVGTDAFVKLLDIGPPVGRPVQYRLSGPDIQTVRTLATSLASAMSANRHLGDITFDWNEPSRVVKVEVLQDKARQLGVTSQDIAGALSGIVGGTSVTQVRDDVYLIDVVARARADERGSIDTLQNLQLPGANGQSVPLAAVASFRYTLEQPVVWRRARQPTITIKAGIVGDAQPDTVVKELDRTIETFRAKLPAGYKVVVGGSVEASAESQAPIAAVVPMMLFIMLTILMIQLQSFHRLFLVVAVAPLALIGVVGALLPSGAPLGFVAILGVLALIGILIRNSVILIVQIEELRTEGRPPWEAVMEATEHRMRPILLTAAAASLALIPIAREVFWGPMAYAMMGGIIVGTVLTLLFLPALYVAWFRIKEPETAPRPVEVVARETV from the coding sequence GTGAAAAAGTTCAACCTCTCCGACTGGGCGCTGAACCATTCCTCGCTGGTCTGGTATTTCATGGCGGTCTTCATGATCGCCGGCCTGTTCTCCTATCTGAGCCTCGGCCGCGAGGAGGACCCGTCCTTCACCATCAAGACCATGACGATTTCGGCGCAATGGCCCGGTGCTTCGGTGGAAGAAACCACCCGCCAGGTCACCGAGCGGATCGAGAAGAAGCTCGAGGAGCTGGATTCGCTCGATTATACCCGCTCGGTCACCACGCCCGGCCAGACGCTGATCTTCGTCAACCTGAAAGCGACCACCAAGGGGCGCGACGTCGCGGGCATCTGGCTGCAGGTGCGCAACATGATCGGCGACATCCGCGGCCAGTTCCCGCAGGGCGTCGTTGGTCCCGCGTTCAACGACCGGTTCGGTGACGTCTATGGCAATATCTACGCCTTCACCTCCGACGGGCTGACCCAGCGCCAGTTGCGCGACTATGTCGAGAATGCCCGCACCGCCGTGTTGACCGTGCCCAATGTCGGCCGGGTCGACATTGTCGGCGCCCAGAACGAGGTGATCTATCTCGAATTCTCGACCCGCCAGATCGCGGCGCTCGGCCTCGACCAGCAGGCGATCCTGGCGACGCTACGGGCCCAGAACGCCATCACGCCGTCGGGCGTGATCCAGGCAGGCCCCGAGCGCGTCAGCATCCGGGTCGGCGGCCAGTTCTCCTCGGAAGAGAGCCTGCGCGCCATCAACCTGCAGGTGAACGGCAAGTTCTTTCGCCTGAGCGACGTCGCCACCATCACCCGTGGCTATCAGGATCCACCAACCTCGCTGTTCCGCTTCGACGGCAAACCGGCCATTGCCCTCGCCATCGGCATGAAACCCGGTTCGAACCTGCTCGAATTCGGCAAGGCGCTGGAGGTCGAGATGCACCGGGTGCTGGCCGACCTGCCGATCGGCGTCGGCGTCCACCTGGTCTCCGACCAGCCCAAGGTGGTCGACGAGGCGGTGTCCGGCTTCACCCGCGCGCTGTTCGAGGCGGTCGCCATCGTGCTGGCGGTGAGCTTCATCAGCCTGGGCTTTCGTGCCGGCTTCGTGGTGGCGCTGTCGATCCCGCTGGTGCTGGCCATCACCTTCCTGGTCATGGCCTATCTCGGCATCTCGCTGCAGCGCATCTCGCTCGGCGCGCTGATCATCGCGCTTGGCCTCCTTGTCGATGACGCCATGATCGCGGTGGAGATGATGGTCGCCCGGCTGGAGGCCGGCGACACGCTCCGAAAAGCCGCGACCTTCGTCTATACCTCGACCGCCTTCCCCATGCTCACCGGCACGCTGGTGACCGTCGCCGGCTTCATCCCGATCGGGCTCAACAATTCCAATGCCGGCGAATTCACCTTCACCCTGTTCGTGGTGATCGCGGTCTCGCTGGTCGTCTCCTGGGTCGTCGCGGTCTTGTTCGCGCCGCTGCTCGGCGTCGCCATCCTGCCGGCCACCATGAAGCAGCATCATGAGCAGAAGAGCCGGTTCGCCACCGTCTTCGCCAGCGTGCTTTTGGCCTGCATGCGGTTCCGCTGGGCCACCATCGCCATCACCGTGCTGGTCTTCGCGCTGTCGGTCTTCGGCATGCGCTTCGTCCAGCAGCAGTTCTTCCCGGCCTCCGACCGGCTCGAACTGATCGTCGACTGGAACCTGCCGCAGAACGCCTCGATCGCCGAGACCGATGCCCAGATGGCCAGGTTCGAACAGGATATGCTGGTCGGCAATGCCGATATCGAGCGCTGGTCGACCTATGTCGGCCAGGGCGCATTGCGCTTCGTGCTGTCCTTCGACGTGCAGCCGGCCGATCCGTCCTTCGGCCAGACCATCATCGTGACCAAGAGTCTGGCGGCACGCGACCGGCTGCGCGGCAAGCTGCAGGACTACCTGAAGAAGACCTTCGTCGGCACCGACGCCTTCGTGAAACTGCTCGATATCGGCCCGCCGGTCGGCCGTCCCGTGCAATATCGGCTCAGCGGCCCGGACATCCAGACGGTCCGCACGCTCGCCACCAGCCTGGCCAGCGCCATGAGCGCCAACCGGCATCTCGGCGATATCACCTTCGACTGGAACGAGCCGTCGCGCGTGGTCAAGGTCGAGGTGCTGCAGGACAAGGCGCGCCAGCTCGGCGTGACCTCGCAGGACATCGCGGGCGCACTGTCCGGCATTGTCGGCGGCACGTCGGTGACCCAGGTTCGTGACGACGTCTACCTGATCGACGTGGTGGCGCGTGCCCGGGCCGACGAGCGCGGCTCGATCGACACGCTGCAGAACCTGCAATTGCCCGGCGCCAACGGCCAGTCGGTGCCGCTCGCGGCGGTCGCTTCGTTCCGCTACACCCTGGAGCAACCCGTGGTCTGGCGCCGCGCCCGCCAACCGACCATCACCATCAAGGCCGGCATCGTCGGCGATGCTCAGCCGGACACGGTGGTCAAGGAGCTCGACCGCACCATCGAGACGTTCCGGGCGAAGCTGCCGGCCGGCTACAAGGTGGTGGTCGGCGGCAGTGTGGAAGCAAGCGCCGAGAGCCAGGCTCCGATCGCCGCGGTCGTGCCGATGATGCTGTTCATCATGCTGACCATTCTGATGATCCAGTTGCAGAGCTTCCACCGGCTGTTCCTGGTCGTCGCGGTGGCGCCGCTCGCCCTCATCGGCGTGGTCGGCGCCTTGTTGCCGAGCGGGGCGCCGCTCGGCTTCGTCGCCATCCTCGGCGTGCTCGCGCTGATCGGCATCCTGATCCGCAATTCGGTGATCCTGATCGTCCAGATCGAGGAATTGCGGACGGAGGGCCGGCCGCCCTGGGAGGCGGTGATGGAGGCGACCGAACATCGCATGCGGCCGATCCTGCTGACGGCGGCGGCGGCGAGCCTGGCGCTGATCCCGATCGCGCGGGAAGTGTTCTGGGGACCGATGGCCTATGCGATGATGGGTGGCATCATCGTCGGCACCGTGCTGACGCTGTTGTTCCTGCCGGCGCTTTATGTCGCCTGGTTCCGTATCAAGGAGCCGGAGACCGCGCCGCGGCCGGTGGAGGTCGTCGCACGAGAGACGGTGTAG
- a CDS encoding MerR family transcriptional regulator, whose amino-acid sequence MKLYTVKQLGRLSGVTVRTLHHYDAIGLLKPASVGPNGYRYYGRDELLRLQDILLMRDMRLPLDRIAAALAAGSADRRQALRRHRERLIADIERYHALIATLDRTIADLEGGEAMPDQDLYQGFAPPRQAEYETYLTERYGATALDESKQRLKGGSKQAFERHLAELADLEAEIVTAMKAKLDAEAAAVQDIIGRHHAWVDRHWTADRASYAGLGRLYLDHPDFRARYEAQHPAMAQFLAKAMAHFAERSLPASA is encoded by the coding sequence ATGAAACTTTATACGGTCAAACAACTCGGCAGGCTCTCCGGCGTGACGGTGCGAACCCTGCATCATTACGACGCCATCGGCCTGTTGAAGCCGGCGAGCGTGGGCCCCAATGGCTATCGTTATTACGGTCGCGACGAGCTTCTGCGGCTGCAGGACATTCTGCTGATGCGCGACATGCGCCTGCCGCTCGACCGGATCGCGGCGGCGCTCGCCGCCGGCAGCGCCGACCGGCGGCAGGCGCTACGCCGCCATCGCGAGCGCCTCATTGCCGACATCGAGCGCTATCACGCGCTGATCGCAACGCTCGATCGCACCATTGCCGATCTCGAGGGCGGCGAAGCCATGCCCGACCAGGATCTCTACCAGGGCTTCGCGCCACCCCGGCAGGCCGAATACGAGACTTATCTGACGGAGCGCTATGGCGCCACGGCGCTCGACGAAAGCAAGCAGCGTCTGAAAGGTGGGTCCAAGCAGGCTTTCGAGCGTCATCTGGCCGAACTGGCGGACTTGGAAGCCGAGATCGTCACCGCCATGAAAGCCAAGCTCGATGCCGAAGCCGCCGCGGTGCAGGACATCATCGGCCGGCACCACGCCTGGGTCGACCGGCACTGGACAGCCGACCGGGCATCCTATGCCGGGCTCGGACGCCTCTACCTCGATCACCCGGATTTCCGCGCCCGTTACGAGGCGCAACATCCCGCCATGGCTCAGTTCCTGGCAAAAGCCATGGCGCATTTTGCTGAAAGATCACTTCCAGCATCGGCCTGA
- a CDS encoding LysR family transcriptional regulator has translation MPLSYDDVAVFVGVAREGSFVGAARVLGMPVSTVSRRVAALEARLKVQLLRRTTRAVNLTEDGRAFASRCGTAFDEIASAAEALAATAESLRGTLRVTAPFFVCPDTFGPSLLEFAAGHPDLVMDLRFTNAEPDLVEEGIDLAFQLGPLRDGRHVARKLWPVPYRLCASHDFIAGRPDLAGLKHPRELAGHPAVLTPPMLAWSFDHGDGREFALTPKISGATVDDLVIATAAVRRGLGLGFLPEALVAGDLGHALVEIEIGDWRPTTREFFAVYPASRQLSPKVRAAIDHALTGRGIHG, from the coding sequence ATGCCGCTGAGTTATGATGATGTCGCGGTCTTCGTCGGCGTTGCCCGCGAGGGCAGTTTTGTCGGCGCCGCGCGGGTGCTCGGCATGCCGGTCAGCACCGTCAGCCGCCGCGTCGCCGCTCTCGAGGCGCGCCTTAAGGTGCAACTCCTCAGGCGGACCACGCGGGCGGTGAACCTGACCGAGGACGGCCGCGCCTTCGCCAGCCGTTGCGGGACCGCTTTCGATGAGATCGCGTCGGCCGCCGAGGCGCTGGCGGCAACGGCCGAGAGCCTGCGCGGCACATTGCGGGTGACCGCACCGTTTTTCGTTTGCCCCGACACTTTCGGGCCGTCGCTGCTGGAATTTGCCGCCGGCCATCCCGATCTCGTCATGGACCTGCGCTTTACCAATGCGGAGCCCGATCTGGTCGAGGAGGGCATTGATCTGGCCTTCCAGCTCGGGCCGCTGCGCGACGGCCGGCACGTCGCGCGCAAGCTCTGGCCGGTGCCTTACCGGCTGTGCGCGAGCCACGATTTTATCGCCGGCCGGCCGGACCTTGCCGGCCTCAAGCATCCGCGCGAGCTCGCCGGCCATCCGGCGGTGCTGACGCCGCCGATGCTGGCCTGGAGCTTCGACCATGGCGACGGCCGCGAATTCGCGCTGACGCCGAAGATCTCAGGCGCAACCGTCGACGATCTGGTAATCGCCACGGCGGCGGTCCGGCGCGGCCTTGGGCTGGGGTTCCTGCCGGAGGCGCTGGTTGCCGGCGATCTCGGCCATGCGCTGGTCGAGATCGAGATTGGCGACTGGCGGCCGACCACGCGCGAATTCTTCGCGGTCTACCCGGCCTCGCGGCAGCTGTCGCCCAAGGTACGCGCGGCGATCGACCACGCCCTGACCGGCCGCGGCATCCACGGCTAG
- a CDS encoding cupredoxin domain-containing protein: MTRAALHAAMAVIGLGLTMTAGRLPAGAAEARVAIDGFVFAPSRLTIKAGTIVIFDNADDSPHTVVAEGGTFQSPALDTGDKFSFTFTTAGRFAYYCGLHPHMQGVIVVEP, encoded by the coding sequence ATGACCCGTGCCGCCTTGCATGCCGCCATGGCCGTCATTGGCCTTGGCCTGACCATGACCGCCGGCCGGCTTCCGGCCGGCGCGGCGGAGGCCCGCGTGGCGATTGACGGCTTCGTCTTCGCGCCCAGCCGGCTCACCATCAAGGCGGGCACCATCGTCATCTTCGACAATGCCGACGACAGCCCCCACACGGTGGTCGCCGAGGGCGGGACCTTCCAGTCACCTGCGCTCGATACCGGCGATAAATTCAGCTTCACATTCACGACCGCGGGACGTTTCGCCTATTATTGCGGCCTCCATCCGCATATGCAGGGCGTGATCGTTGTTGAGCCGTGA
- a CDS encoding anti-sigma factor family protein, protein MTEPDPMLPDPADDRLMLQALADGELDAAAALALERRLAAAPALKAEYERIIALKRRVGGLPRPAVTEGFATRMETLAGAGAAPSTRPSRSFDWRALAASIIVTAAIASGATYLALKPEARPGVAEAVAMSHRRALLAASPVDIASADRHRVKPWLDAKLGISPPTADLAGDGFPLVGGRVDVIADQPVPSLVYRRGEHLISLVAMPRAPGETATAAAQPLAAGGLIMARWTEGAYAYWAVSDLQRPELDRFVQRFRAGAAN, encoded by the coding sequence ATGACCGAACCCGACCCCATGCTGCCCGACCCGGCCGACGACCGCCTGATGCTCCAGGCGCTCGCCGACGGCGAGCTCGATGCCGCCGCCGCGCTGGCGCTGGAACGGCGGCTCGCGGCCGCGCCGGCGCTGAAGGCCGAATATGAGCGGATCATCGCCCTGAAGCGGCGGGTCGGCGGCCTGCCGCGCCCGGCCGTGACGGAGGGCTTTGCGACCCGTATGGAAACGCTCGCCGGGGCCGGCGCAGCGCCTTCGACCCGGCCGTCGAGGTCGTTCGACTGGCGCGCGCTTGCCGCCTCGATCATCGTCACGGCGGCGATCGCCAGCGGCGCGACCTATCTGGCGCTCAAGCCCGAGGCCCGGCCCGGCGTGGCCGAGGCTGTCGCCATGAGCCACCGGCGCGCCCTGCTGGCGGCAAGCCCGGTGGATATTGCCTCCGCCGATCGTCACCGGGTGAAGCCCTGGCTCGATGCCAAGCTCGGCATTTCGCCGCCGACCGCCGATCTTGCCGGCGACGGCTTCCCCCTGGTCGGCGGCCGCGTCGACGTCATCGCCGATCAGCCGGTTCCCTCGCTGGTCTATCGCCGCGGCGAACACCTGATCTCGCTGGTGGCCATGCCGCGCGCGCCCGGCGAGACGGCGACCGCTGCAGCCCAGCCGCTGGCCGCCGGCGGCCTGATCATGGCCCGCTGGACCGAGGGCGCCTATGCCTATTGGGCCGTGTCGGACCTGCAACGGCCCGAGCTCGACCGTTTCGTCCAGCGCTTCCGCGCCGGTGCCGCGAATTGA